A section of the Candidatus Omnitrophota bacterium genome encodes:
- a CDS encoding response regulator, with product MPDKKKIVLIDDEADLCLLVKDNLEATGEFEVVTTINPKEAEDICRREKPDAVLVDNIMPGRRGSEIAKALKQDEELKNIPIVMVSGKGEMVYSKKKKQFQWLPNNPLTKDRGQIVESKDPEALSKGYGVDDYVSKPFATETLVEVINNVIAIARKRAEESQE from the coding sequence ATGCCGGATAAGAAAAAGATTGTTCTAATTGATGATGAAGCGGATTTGTGCCTTTTGGTCAAAGATAATTTAGAGGCGACAGGTGAATTTGAAGTTGTCACGACGATAAATCCTAAAGAAGCGGAAGATATTTGCCGCAGAGAAAAGCCAGATGCGGTTTTAGTGGATAACATTATGCCCGGACGAAGAGGGTCAGAAATTGCCAAGGCCCTTAAGCAAGATGAGGAGCTTAAGAATATCCCTATCGTTATGGTAAGCGGAAAAGGGGAAATGGTCTATTCTAAAAAGAAGAAGCAGTTTCAGTGGCTTCCGAATAATCCGCTGACCAAAGACCGCGGGCAAATCGTGGAAAGCAAAGACCCGGAAGCTTTATCCAAAGGCTATGGGGTTGATGATTATGTCTCGAAACCTTTTGCCACCGAAACTTTAGTGGAAGTCATCAACAACGTTATTGCCATCGCGCGAAAGCGGGCGGAGGAATCTCAGGAATAA
- a CDS encoding response regulator → MADPIKIALIDDEADLGFLVKSNLEETGKFSVSTLSESEKAEEFCKSENPDIILMDIVMPKRNGVEVASLLKKDPDTAKIPIILVSGLGEMVYQKKQNKWSWMPNRPVVQNRGNIVREKDPDRAMAIYGVDGYLSKPFNTETLVALIEETLAKKKLRESEEGSQSE, encoded by the coding sequence ATGGCTGATCCGATAAAGATTGCCTTGATCGATGATGAAGCGGACCTAGGGTTTTTGGTCAAATCGAATCTGGAGGAGACCGGAAAATTTAGTGTTTCAACTTTGTCGGAATCTGAAAAGGCCGAAGAATTCTGCAAGAGTGAAAATCCGGATATCATCTTGATGGATATCGTGATGCCAAAAAGAAATGGGGTAGAGGTAGCCAGTCTTCTTAAAAAAGATCCTGATACGGCGAAGATCCCCATTATTTTAGTTAGCGGCTTAGGTGAGATGGTTTATCAAAAAAAACAAAACAAATGGAGCTGGATGCCTAATCGTCCTGTCGTTCAGAATCGCGGTAATATTGTCCGCGAGAAAGACCCTGATCGCGCGATGGCGATCTATGGGGTCGATGGGTATCTGTCAAAACCATTTAACACGGAAACATTGGTTGCCTTGATCGAGGAAACATTAGCAAAGAAAAAGCTGAGGGAAAGCGAAGAGGGTTCCCAGTCGGAATAA